The following proteins are co-located in the Merismopedia glauca CCAP 1448/3 genome:
- a CDS encoding S-layer homology domain-containing protein yields MMKKNHLLSIGSLLLTTSSISLINAVDMTRAQTPLLTQNSPPASNNSVTAIESVAKAVLQDAAKRTGKPANELTISEIKQLTWPDACLGLPESGTSCTKATIPGWRLVVTHSQQSWVYRSNLSGTLLKWDAAASQTANKPSTPTTTSEDDDNPAILPNPNPSKLPLRIVEVLPTQNNTSRRKKPAVVVSPSPKPSAVVVASPSPKPSAVVVASPSPKPSAVVVATPNPKPSPTKPVRVRSTATAKLRFSDVPKQYWAREFIAELAQRDIIKGSEGRFRPTDPVTNAEFAAMLSLAFPRPNVRDEIEFSDITPKEWAHSYLLEAYQRGFLEVGSNNKIYPEQKVSRLNVLTALTRGLKYSPRESSEDTLEMYRDADSIPSEFRASVAAATEKGLVVNYPNVKMLKPNRRATRAEVAALIYQAMASTGQVQKVDSPYIVIELKK; encoded by the coding sequence ATGATGAAAAAAAATCACCTTTTGAGCATCGGTAGTTTACTCCTGACTACTAGTAGTATTAGCTTAATTAATGCTGTAGACATGACTAGGGCACAAACGCCCTTATTAACTCAAAATTCTCCACCTGCCTCAAATAACTCAGTAACAGCGATAGAATCCGTCGCCAAGGCAGTTTTACAAGATGCTGCCAAACGTACTGGCAAACCCGCTAACGAATTAACTATTTCCGAGATCAAACAACTAACTTGGCCCGATGCTTGTTTAGGTTTACCAGAATCCGGTACTAGCTGTACTAAAGCCACTATTCCTGGGTGGCGTTTAGTTGTCACTCACAGTCAGCAAAGTTGGGTGTACCGCAGTAACTTGTCAGGAACTTTACTCAAGTGGGATGCTGCTGCTAGTCAAACAGCAAATAAACCATCTACTCCTACCACTACCTCAGAAGATGATGATAATCCTGCGATTCTACCCAATCCTAATCCCAGTAAGCTTCCTTTACGCATAGTTGAGGTTCTACCTACCCAAAATAATACTAGTCGGCGCAAGAAGCCAGCAGTCGTAGTCTCTCCATCTCCCAAACCTTCAGCAGTAGTCGTAGCTTCCCCATCTCCTAAACCCTCAGCAGTAGTCGTAGCTTCTCCATCTCCTAAACCTTCAGCAGTAGTCGTAGCGACACCAAACCCCAAACCCAGCCCAACCAAACCAGTTAGGGTACGTTCTACAGCTACAGCCAAACTCAGGTTTAGCGATGTTCCTAAACAATACTGGGCGAGAGAATTTATTGCCGAATTAGCCCAAAGAGATATTATTAAAGGAAGTGAAGGTCGCTTTAGACCAACAGATCCAGTCACAAATGCTGAATTTGCTGCTATGCTCAGCCTAGCTTTTCCTAGACCGAATGTACGAGATGAGATCGAGTTTTCTGATATTACTCCTAAAGAGTGGGCGCATTCATATTTACTCGAAGCCTACCAGCGAGGCTTTTTAGAAGTTGGATCGAACAATAAGATTTATCCTGAGCAAAAGGTTTCGCGACTAAATGTTTTAACGGCTTTAACTAGAGGACTAAAATACAGTCCCAGAGAGTCTAGTGAAGATACTTTAGAAATGTATCGAGATGCGGACAGCATTCCCTCTGAATTCCGCGCTTCAGTTGCTGCTGCTACCGAAAAAGGCTTAGTTGTGAATTATCCTAATGTCAAAATGCTCAAACCAAACCGCCGCGCCACACGAGCCGAGGTTGCAGCTTTAATCTATCAAGCTATGGCTAGTACGGGACAGGTACAAAAAGTAGATTCCCCTTATATAGTCATAGAACTGAAAAAATAG
- a CDS encoding Uma2 family endonuclease, whose translation MMQLETTVSETILLDVSTVRLHVTNEQFNRLAQANPDLRLELTPDGELIVMPPTFAISGERNSDLTGQVWAWNRRTKLGKVFDSSTGYDWTGIASGRFSPDVSWIENSRLVGIDLEQYLTIVPDFAIELRSTSDRLSELQAKMREYLRCGVRLGWLINPQDKQVEIYRLGKAVEVLDNAISIGGEDVLPEFVLDLTTVW comes from the coding sequence ATGATGCAACTGGAAACAACAGTTTCAGAAACAATCCTACTGGATGTCAGCACAGTTCGACTCCACGTAACTAACGAACAGTTCAATAGGTTAGCTCAAGCCAACCCCGATCTGCGCTTAGAACTCACCCCTGATGGAGAATTAATCGTCATGCCTCCAACTTTTGCCATTAGCGGCGAACGTAACTCAGATTTAACTGGACAAGTTTGGGCATGGAATCGTCGCACTAAGTTAGGCAAAGTATTCGACTCTTCTACAGGCTACGACTGGACGGGAATCGCTAGCGGTAGATTTTCTCCCGATGTGTCTTGGATTGAAAATTCTCGCTTAGTCGGGATAGATTTAGAACAGTATCTCACCATAGTGCCCGATTTTGCGATCGAGCTTCGCTCCACTAGCGATCGCTTGAGCGAATTGCAAGCCAAAATGCGCGAATATCTGCGTTGCGGCGTGCGCCTGGGTTGGCTGATTAATCCCCAAGATAAGCAAGTAGAGATTTATCGGCTGGGTAAAGCTGTAGAAGTCTTAGATAACGCTATCTCTATAGGTGGTGAAGACGTGCTACCTGAGTTCGTCTTGGACTTAACAACTGTTTGGTAA
- a CDS encoding histone deacetylase family protein, translating into MISVIYSPEFLEHQTGRFHPERPERLTAIVDAIKAVSWAKEISWELPTPADNRPLLPLLAQVHSPDHIHLVQELAETGGGYLDADTPVSERSYDVALLAVSAWLDGVDRVIESDRPAFVLARPPGHHAERNRGMGFCLFSNAAIAASYALQQPNIHKVAILDWDVHHGNGTQNIVETSPEIAYCSLHQFPCYPGTGRHNERGNYNNVLNLPIAPGSGREVYESLFIEQVIPFLTDFDPDLLIISAGYDANAADPLAGMSLQPQDYGLFTRYCLQVSDRLLFGLEGGYDLTALAESVLETLAACLSTT; encoded by the coding sequence GTGATATCTGTCATTTATTCACCAGAATTTCTCGAACATCAAACTGGTCGGTTTCACCCAGAACGACCGGAACGTTTGACTGCTATAGTTGATGCTATTAAAGCAGTTTCTTGGGCAAAAGAGATTTCTTGGGAATTACCCACACCCGCAGATAATCGCCCTCTACTGCCTCTTTTAGCGCAGGTTCACTCTCCAGATCATATTCACTTAGTCCAAGAATTAGCCGAAACTGGAGGGGGTTATTTAGATGCAGATACTCCCGTCTCTGAACGTAGCTATGATGTGGCTTTACTAGCTGTCAGCGCTTGGTTAGATGGAGTAGATCGGGTGATAGAAAGCGATCGCCCAGCCTTTGTCTTAGCTCGTCCTCCAGGGCATCATGCAGAAAGAAATAGGGGAATGGGGTTTTGCTTGTTTTCCAATGCGGCGATCGCAGCGAGTTACGCTCTACAACAACCAAATATTCACAAAGTTGCCATTTTAGATTGGGATGTGCATCATGGTAATGGCACCCAAAATATTGTCGAAACTTCTCCCGAAATAGCTTACTGTTCGTTACACCAATTTCCCTGTTATCCAGGTACAGGAAGACATAACGAACGGGGAAACTACAATAATGTTCTCAACTTACCAATTGCGCCTGGTAGTGGTAGAGAAGTTTATGAATCGCTATTCATTGAACAAGTCATTCCCTTCTTGACAGATTTTGACCCAGATCTGCTAATTATCAGTGCTGGTTACGATGCCAATGCTGCCGATCCTTTAGCTGGAATGTCTTTGCAACCCCAAGATTATGGGTTATTTACAAGATACTGCTTACAGGTAAGCGATCGCCTTTTATTCGGA